In one Chitinophaga sancti genomic region, the following are encoded:
- the pgl gene encoding 6-phosphogluconolactonase — translation MELHIAKNTQELSENLAAWISNYIQEVLQDQDIFTFVLSGGSTPKSLYHLLAKEPYSKMIPWERIHFFWGDERAVPFEDDRNNARMAFETLLEVVNVPKENIHVMRTNIKPEESAAAYEEILLEYFKDSDTTFDLVLLGMGDDGHTLSLFPGLPIVQEKKAWVSAFWLQAQDMYRITLTAPVVNQAACVVFMATGSGKAITLKNVIEGTFDAEKFPSQLIRPQDGELHWFVDEAAASALEM, via the coding sequence ATGGAATTACATATAGCCAAGAATACCCAGGAACTGAGCGAAAACCTGGCTGCATGGATCAGCAACTATATCCAGGAAGTATTGCAGGACCAGGACATTTTTACATTTGTACTATCCGGCGGCAGTACACCTAAGTCGCTGTATCACTTACTGGCTAAGGAGCCTTACAGCAAGATGATTCCATGGGAAAGGATTCATTTCTTCTGGGGTGATGAGAGAGCTGTACCATTTGAAGATGATCGTAACAATGCACGGATGGCATTCGAAACGCTGCTGGAAGTAGTGAATGTACCAAAGGAAAATATTCATGTAATGCGCACCAACATCAAGCCGGAAGAATCTGCGGCAGCGTATGAAGAAATTCTGCTGGAATATTTTAAGGATTCAGACACGACCTTCGACCTGGTATTGCTGGGTATGGGCGATGATGGGCATACACTATCACTCTTCCCCGGTCTGCCAATCGTGCAGGAGAAAAAGGCATGGGTAAGTGCTTTCTGGCTGCAGGCCCAGGATATGTACCGCATTACGCTGACGGCACCTGTGGTGAACCAGGCGGCTTGTGTGGTATTTATGGCAACTGGCAGCGGTAAGGCTATAACCCTGAAGAATGTGATTGAAGGTACTTTTGATGCGGAGAAATTCCCTTCTCAGTTAATCAGGCCGCAGGATGGTGAGTTACATTGGTTTGTGGACGAGGCTGCGGCAAGTGCGCTGGAAATGTAA